In the genome of Mycobacterium kansasii ATCC 12478, one region contains:
- a CDS encoding ABC transporter permease — MMPVTTQEVGLAPARSQDPENSVRLLIEQTLLQTKRLLIRWARDYVTVIGAIVLPILFMVVLNIVLGNLAYAVTHDSGLYSIVPLISIGAAITGSTFVAIDLMRERSMGLLSRLWVVPVHRASGLIARILANAIRTLFTTLVMLGTGVVLGFRFRQGMIASLMWVSVPVILGIAIAAIVTTVALYTAQTVVVEGVELVQAIAIFFSTGLVPLNSYPSWIQPVVAHQPVSYAIAAMRGYAMGGPVLSPMIGMLLWTIGICVACAVPMAIGYRRASTH; from the coding sequence ATGATGCCCGTGACAACTCAGGAAGTCGGGCTCGCGCCGGCGCGCTCGCAGGACCCGGAGAACTCTGTTCGCCTGCTCATTGAGCAAACTCTGTTGCAGACCAAACGGTTACTTATTCGGTGGGCACGTGACTACGTCACCGTCATCGGAGCGATCGTGTTGCCGATTCTGTTCATGGTGGTGTTGAACATCGTGCTCGGCAACCTGGCTTACGCCGTGACCCACGACAGCGGGCTCTACAGCATTGTTCCGCTCATCTCGATCGGTGCCGCTATCACTGGCTCAACATTCGTCGCGATAGACCTGATGCGCGAGCGCTCCATGGGCTTGCTTTCCCGATTGTGGGTGGTGCCGGTGCACCGGGCATCGGGCCTGATCGCTCGAATTCTGGCAAACGCGATTCGGACTCTGTTCACCACTCTGGTGATGCTGGGCACGGGCGTTGTCTTGGGTTTCCGGTTTCGGCAGGGCATGATCGCGAGCCTCATGTGGGTGAGTGTCCCGGTGATACTTGGCATCGCAATCGCCGCTATCGTCACCACCGTCGCGCTCTACACCGCGCAGACCGTAGTGGTTGAAGGCGTCGAGCTGGTGCAGGCAATCGCGATCTTCTTCTCCACCGGTCTGGTACCGCTCAACTCATATCCGAGCTGGATTCAGCCGGTCGTCGCCCATCAGCCAGTGAGCTATGCCATTGCGGCGATGCGAGGATATGCGATGGGCGGTCCCGTCCTATCTCCGATGATCGGGATGTTGTTGTGGACCATAGGTATTTGCGTCGCATGCGCCGTACCCATGGCCATCGGCTACCGACGGGCCAGCACGCACTGA
- a CDS encoding ABC transporter permease, with protein sequence MSAAATVPTPTPAFEGFGPKVEKLNQSTLWQWRVLISRLFLRTSIGELFTTAGAPVVFMVGFYIPFAIPWNHFVGGASSGVASNLGQYITPLVTLQAISFAAIGSGFRAATDSLLGVNRRFSSMPIAPVTPVLARATVSVYRCSIGLAVSLVCGYVIGFRFHRGALYIVGFCLLVLAIGAVLSFGTDLLGTVTKNPDAMLPLLTLPILIFGLLSVGLMPLRLFPRWIHPFVRNQPISQFVEAMRALAGDTTKRVLPVTWPVMAPTLAWLVGFTLFLVPMSIVVLSKRR encoded by the coding sequence ATGAGCGCCGCGGCCACCGTTCCAACCCCAACACCGGCCTTCGAGGGGTTCGGCCCGAAGGTGGAAAAGCTAAACCAGTCAACGCTTTGGCAATGGCGGGTGCTCATCAGCCGTTTGTTCTTGCGCACGAGCATCGGCGAATTATTCACCACCGCCGGCGCGCCGGTGGTTTTCATGGTGGGCTTCTATATACCCTTCGCCATACCGTGGAACCACTTTGTCGGGGGTGCAAGCTCCGGCGTCGCCAGTAACCTAGGGCAATACATCACGCCATTGGTCACACTGCAGGCCATCTCGTTCGCCGCCATCGGGTCGGGCTTCCGGGCGGCAACCGACTCGCTGCTGGGTGTCAATAGACGGTTTAGCTCAATGCCGATCGCCCCGGTGACGCCGGTGCTTGCCCGAGCGACGGTCTCGGTGTACCGGTGCTCGATCGGTTTGGCGGTATCGCTGGTCTGCGGCTACGTGATCGGATTCCGGTTCCACCGCGGGGCCCTCTATATCGTCGGCTTTTGCCTCTTGGTGCTGGCGATCGGGGCCGTGCTGTCATTCGGCACTGACCTGCTCGGCACGGTTACCAAAAACCCCGACGCCATGCTGCCCCTGCTGACCTTGCCCATTTTGATCTTCGGACTACTGTCGGTCGGCCTCATGCCGTTGAGGCTGTTTCCTCGGTGGATCCACCCGTTCGTCCGCAACCAACCGATCTCCCAGTTCGTTGAGGCGATGCGGGCGCTGGCCGGCGATACCACCAAAAGAGTCTTACCGGTGACCTGGCCTGTCATGGCGCCGACGCTAGCGTGGCTCGTCGGTTTCACACTGTTCTTGGTGCCCATGTCCATCGTCGTCCTGTCCAAGCGGCGATGA
- a CDS encoding ATP-binding cassette domain-containing protein: MRNNDMAVVVRGIHKAFGTVVALDDVSFEVGRGEVIGLLGPNGAGKTTMVDILSTLTRPDGGSATVAGHDVVSDPAGVRRSIMVTGQQVAVDDALTGEQNLVLFGRLYGLSKSAARRRSQELLEQFGLMHAAKRRVSTYSGGMRRRIDIACGLVVQPQVAFLDEPTTGLDPRSRQAIWDLVASFKKLGVATLLTTQYLEEADALSDRIILIDHGTIIAEGTANELKHRAGDTFCEIVPRDLKDLDAIVAALGSLLPEQSRAILTPESDRITMPAPGGTRTLIEAARRIDEANIELADIALRRPSLDDVFLSMTTDPSESLSHLASAGMR; encoded by the coding sequence ATGCGCAACAACGACATGGCAGTAGTGGTCCGCGGTATTCACAAGGCGTTCGGCACGGTGGTGGCCCTCGATGACGTCAGTTTCGAAGTGGGCCGCGGCGAAGTGATCGGGCTGCTCGGCCCCAACGGAGCCGGCAAGACCACCATGGTGGACATCTTGTCGACGCTGACCCGGCCCGATGGCGGCTCGGCGACGGTCGCCGGCCACGACGTCGTTTCCGATCCGGCCGGTGTGCGCCGCTCGATCATGGTCACCGGACAGCAGGTGGCCGTCGACGACGCCCTGACCGGCGAGCAGAACCTGGTGTTATTCGGTCGCCTGTACGGGCTGAGCAAGTCCGCGGCACGTCGCAGGTCGCAGGAACTGCTCGAGCAATTTGGGCTCATGCACGCCGCAAAGCGGCGGGTGAGCACCTATTCGGGCGGGATGCGTCGGCGCATAGACATCGCGTGCGGATTGGTGGTCCAGCCGCAGGTGGCGTTCCTCGACGAGCCCACCACAGGGCTGGACCCAAGAAGCCGACAAGCTATTTGGGATCTGGTGGCCAGCTTCAAGAAGCTCGGCGTCGCCACCTTGTTGACGACGCAGTATCTCGAGGAGGCGGATGCGCTCAGCGACCGGATCATTTTGATCGACCACGGCACGATCATCGCGGAGGGCACCGCGAATGAGCTCAAGCACCGTGCCGGCGACACATTCTGCGAAATCGTGCCGCGGGATCTCAAGGACCTGGACGCTATCGTCGCGGCGCTCGGTTCACTGTTGCCCGAACAGAGCAGGGCCATTCTGACACCCGAGTCAGACCGGATCACCATGCCGGCACCAGGCGGGACCCGCACCCTGATCGAGGCCGCGCGCCGGATCGACGAGGCGAACATCGAGCTGGCCGACATCGCACTGCGCCGGCCGTCGCTCGATGACGTATTCCTGTCCATGACAACAGATCCCAGCGAGTCACTGAGTCATCTAGCGTCGGCGGGCATGCGATGA